CTAAAGATAGTATTATTGCAGAGCCTAAAATTTCAGAAAAGAAAAACACTGAGATTCTAAAAACAGAAAAAACTCAATTAGATAAAGAGCCAGCTGGCACGACTACAGCAATTCAGAAAAAAGAAATAAAAGTAGCAAATGAAAAATTAGATGCACTGATGGATTTAGTAGGAGAGTTAGTAATTGCTGAATCAAACGTAACACAACACCCTCTACTCAAATCCCTTAAGAATGAAGATTTCAATTCTTCCATCAATCGACTCCATAAAATCGTATTAGATTTACAAGAAGTTGCTTTATCAACCAGAATGATTCCCATCAGTGGCGTTTTTCAAAAAATGTCACGGCTCGTGCGAGACTTACAGAAAAAAGCCAACAAAAAAGTTGCATTGTACATTAGGGGAGAGGAAACGGAAATCGATAAATCGATTGTTGATTTAATTGCAGACCCTATCATCCATATTCTAAGAAATTCCATTGACCATGGAATCGAAACAACAGACGAACGTATGTTATCTGGCAAACCAGAAGTTGGAACAATTCAACTAAGTGCAAGACAATCCGTCAACGAGGTATGGGTAATGATTCGTGACGATGGTCGCGGTCTCAACCGTGAAAAAATTATACAAAAATCATTAGAAAGAGGAATTCTCAGCGGCGACATCGATCATCTCTCAGACCAAGAAGTTTACAATCTGATTTTTGTTCCCGGATTATCTACTGCAGATGCAGTGACAGATATTTCTGGTCGCGGAGTTGGCATGGACATCGTTCGACAAAATATTGAAAAGATGGGTGGTAAAATCGAAATCCATAGCCGACAACAAAAAGGAACTAGCTTTATCTTACGAATTCCACTTTCTCTTGGAATTATGGAAGGAACTGTTGTTCGCATCGGTAAAAAATTTTTTACAATTCAAACAATTGAACTAAGAGAGTTTGTAAGTCTTCGAGAAAAAAAAGAAATCCCACTCGAAGACAACCAAAAAGTAATCGATATCAGAGGTACTTTTATCCCGATATTTGATATCAACCAAATCCTAAACCATAGAGAAGAAATTGTATATGATGGTCTTGATCCACTAATGATTGTTCTTGAATATGAGAAAAAATTGTTAGGAATTCGAGTCGATGAAATTGTAGGTAATCAAAATGTAGTGATCAAACCATTACAGGGTATTTTAGAAGAAGCAAATGGAGTGAATGGATTCACTATTCTTGGCAGTGGAAACGTTAGTTTAATTTTAGATGTTAAATCAATTTTTCAAAAAATGCACAGAAGTGAAACATGATAAAACTTCTGATTGTTGACGATCAAAGCGTAGTACGAAATGTATTATCAGAAATGTTCTCCAATGACAATGCGATACAAGTTATTGGTACAGCTTCAAATGCATTAGAGGCAAAAAAACTAGTTCCAGAGCTTCGTCCCGATGTCATAAGTTTGGATGTTGATATGCCAGGGATGACTGGTATCGAATTTTTAGACTGGCTAATGCCAAATTTTCCTACTCCAGTGATTATGTTAAGCACATACACCGTCACGGGTGCCAATGCAACGATTCAGGCACTACAACGTGGAGCTATGGATTTTGTTAAAAAACCAGATGGAAGCGAATCTGATTTTTTAAGAATGTTAGATGAGTTAACATTTAAAATTAAAAAACTTGGACTACTTTCAAAACCAAAGCAATATGTTAGGCCAACTGTTACTACAAAACTGTCAGGACTCAAAGGAAAACAAACAAATATAAAATTGATAGCAATTGGTGCATCAACTGGCGGAACTCAGGCGCTAGATTTTATCTTACACCAATTACCAAATGACCTTCCACCAATTGTAGTGGTTCAACATATGCCAGAACATTTTACTACTTTGTTTGCACAGCGTTTGGATCAAACATCCGGACTCCCGGTCAAAGAAGCAGCACATGGAGATATCCTCGAAATGGGGCATGTTTATTTGGCACCAGGTGACCAACATTTACATATTCGTCGTTTGGCCGGTAGATATTATTTAGAATTAGAGATGTTTGATAAAGTCAGTGGACACCGCCCTTCTGTCGATGTAATGTTCAACTCCATTTCACAAGGAAAAATGAGTAACAATTGTTTGGCGATATTATTAACCGGAATGGGAAGAGATGGGGCAGTAGGTTTAAAAGGTATAAAAGATACAGGGGGGAGAACCATTGGCCAAGATGAAGAATCAAGTGTCGTATATGGAATGCCCAAGGAAGCTTTTTTATTAGGTGCTGTTGAAAAACAAGTTAGCCTTTCTAATATACCCAATATTATATTACAAATTTTAGAATCGTAAGGGAGAGTTAAAAAATGTCAAAAAAAATATTACTATGTGATGATGCACCAACTGCACTGAAACTCATGGAAATGGTGCTTGGAGATGAAGGTTACGAAATCTTCAAAGCAGAAAATGCAGAACAAGCTATGAAAAGTCTAGAAATCAATGGACCTTTCGATGGTTGTGTATTTGACGTCAATATGCCAGGTAAAAATGGGATTGAGTTGTCTCGTGATTTTTTGGCCCATCCCAAAGGAATCGGTGCAAACATTTTAATCGTATCTACTGAATCAAGTGACCATCTGCGTCAGGCCGGTAAAGATGCAGGAGTAAAAGCTTGGATTGTAAAACCATTTGATGATGAAGACTTAATTGAAGTGTTAAAACGAATTATTGGCTAATTCTAAATAGGATATAATCTCAAACCCATTTTTAAAAAATGGGTCAACGAGTTAAAAAGTAAATACAGAAGTTTTTTTTACCATTCTTTCACGAACCTTTGTTTCAAAATGGCGTTCTTGCGTTTGAATTTCAGTAGACAGGTTTGGTTGTAGTTTCGTAATAAAAACATCATAATTATCTGTATGGAAAACAAGTTTTCGATACAATTCACCACCAGTGTCTTCACTAATGATTGGAATTCTTTCCGTTTGCAAAAAGTCTTTAACAAACATTATATTCTTTGGACCAGCATTATTTGTTATGAGCTTCATTGATTGAGTGCCACCAAATATTTTTGCCTTCAATTTATTTCTTGGAATATTCAATTTTACGAATTCGTTAATCAACAATTCCATGGAAGTAATTCCGTAACGTAAACTTTGTTTTTCTTCTAATTTATCAACACTTCCGGGCAAAAGGATATGATTGATGGCACTATGCTTTGTCTTTTCATGAAATAAACAAACTGACACACAAGAACCCAAAATGGTGCGAATTTCATACATTCCAGAAGTAAAATAAGCTTCACCAATATTCAAATAGACTTTCTGCTTCATCACCAATTTGTAATCACTTAAGGAAGGAACTTTCTACAAATATATGACGATAAAGATTTAAAAAAATCAAACGACGAAATTCCTTTGACAGACGTAACAAACGTAATTTAAAAATTGGTAATTAATTCGAAACTTTATTCATTAAACACAAATCGCAATACCCACAACCTGCGAATGATGAATCAAAATAATCATGAATAAACTTTCTTCTGCAATCAATTGCTTTTGTATACAAAACAGTTTGATACAATTTTTTTTGAGAATTTTTCTTTTTTTCTAACAATTCTGATTCTGAAAAAAAAGAATCAGACCATTGAGATTCAATTTGCAATGTTCCTTTGTCCAATTCCCCCGAGACTAATCCTTTACTTGCAAGTAAACTTAATGCTGTTTGGATTCTATGGTCACCTTTATTTTTAAAACTCATATAGGATTGTAGGGTTTCGTAATCTAACCCTGAAAGTTCATTTTGTTTTTGTAACAAAGTCCCAAAAAGTTTCTTCAAATAAACTAAATCTGGATTTTGCCATTCAATGAATTCCATTTGAACAGTTAGGTCTTCTTGGTTATAATAAAGTTTACAATCAGAAGCCTCTCCATCTCTACCTGCACGGCCAATTTCTTGATAATAAGACTCGATACTCCCAGGAATCTGAGCATGATAAACATTGCGAATGTTAGGTTTATCTATTCCCATCCCAAATGCATTTGTTGCAAGAAGTATCCCCTCCTCCATTTTTAGAAAAATAGATTGCACCTTACTTCTTTGCATCGGAGATAATTTACCATGATAAACAAGGTGTCTTTTACGTTTTGTATCCAACCAATGGCTAAATTTCTCCAACTCTTGGATCAAACTAAAATAAATGATCGTTGCACCTTTTGAATGATTTAAATTATCTAAAATTGAATTGTATTTCGCTTCGGTATCAAAACACTCAATCACTGATAATTTTAAATTAGGTCGAAACAATCCATCATCAAAAATCTGGATTTTATCTTTTGTGATTCCCAAATTTGAAATAATATCTTCTTGAACCTGTTTAGAAGCAGTGGCGGTAAGCGCAACAGTTGTTGGGAAACCCAAAATTTCACGAAACCAAGAAATCTTAGTGTAATCAGGCCGGAAGTCATGCCCCCATTGACTAATACAATGTGCTTCATCTATTGCTAGTAAAGAAACAGTAAGCCCACTTAGTGCGTCTAAAAAATCTTTTTTTTGAAATCGTTCCGGTGAAACATATAGAATTTTATAGTCACCTGATTTGAGTTTAGAATAACGATCCAGTCGTTCGGACTTTCCCAAACTAGAGTTAATGAATTCGGCAGAGACACCTTTTCTTTGTAATGCGGCAACCTGATCATTCATCAATGCAATCAAAGGCGAAATTACGATACAGATTCCAGGTAAAGTGACTGCTGGGATTTGGTAACACAAGGATTTACCCATCCCAGTTGGCATTAGAACCAACACATTCTTTCCTTCAAGAATGCGTTGGATAATATTCTCTTGGTTCCCACGAAACGAAGAAATACCAAAAATCATTTTTGTATCATCAAGATTCAATTTACGCACCACAGTGGATATTTTTTCCGTAAAATGAAATCTCTTGATTCAAGTGTATCAATTCATCTATTTAGAAAACTTAATCCTAACAACATCCATCACCTCATCTAAAATTGAAGGATCATCAATGGTGGAAGGAATGGAATAAGTTTCGCCATCGAGCATTTTACGCATTGTTTTACGTAGGATTTTGCCTGACCGAGTTTTTGGTAGTCTTTTTACAAACACAACCGCTTTCAAAGAAGCAATGGCACCAATTTTTTCTCGGATTCTATGTGTGATATCTGATTCGATTGATTTTTGGTCTATGGTAATCCCATCTTTACAGACAACTATTGCTAAAGGAACCTGTCCTTTGATCTCATCCGCAATTCCAATCACAGCAGATTCTGCTATCGATGTATTTTCCGCGACAATTTCTTCCATCTCACCTGTGGAAAGCCTATGACCTGCCACATTGATCACATCGTCAATACGTCCTAGAATAAAAAGATAACCATCCTCATCAAAGTAACCACCATCACCAGTAAGATAGTAACCTGGGTAATGAGCTAAATAAGAAGATTCAAAATTAGTATGATCATTCCATAGTGTTGGTAAACAACCTGGTGGCAAAGGTAGTTTGATTACAATGTTTCCCTTTTCACCTTGTATTAATTCATGGCCTTCTTCATCCAGAATACGCACATCAAAACCTTTGACCGGTTTTGTCGCCGAACCAGCCTTTGTTGGAATGGGAGAATCTCCCATCATATTTGCTGCAATCGCCCAACCAGTTTCGGTTTGCCACCAATGGTCTACTACAGGAACTTTTAATAGTTCACATGCCCAATCATAAGTCACAGGATCCGTTCGTTCTCCTGCCAAAAACAAATATTTAAGCGAATTAATATTGTATTTAGAAAGTTCCTTACCTTCAGGATCTTCTTTTCGAATCGCACGGAAAGCTGTAGGTGCACAAAACAACGTTTTAACTTTATATTCTTGGATGATACGATAAAACGCACCTGCATCAGGTGTACGCACTGGTTTTCCCTCATACAATACTGTTGCACATCCGTAAATCAGTGGTGCATAAACAATATAGGAATGTCCAACAACCCAACCTACGTCAGAGGCAGCAAAAAATACATCTCCAGGTTTCATATCATAGATGACTTCCATGGAATAATGCATAGCGATCGCATGACCTCCGTTATCTCTTACAACTCCTTTTGGTTTTCCCGTAGTTCCTGAAGTATAAAGGATATACAATGGATCACCCGAGGAGACCGGAACCGATTTCTTTTTGCCAGCAGTTTCCATCAATTCATCCCAATCAAAGTCTCTTCCTGTGTGCATGATCACCTCTAGGTTTGGCCTTGATTTGAGAATCACGTAATCTGGTTTATGAGAGGAAAGATGCATAGCTTCATCTAACAAAGGTTTATAAGGAATAGTTTTTGAAACCTCTATACCATAGGAAGAAGTAATCACTATTTTGGGACGACAGTCATCGAGCCGAACTGCTAATTCATGAGGGGCAAATCCTCCAAAAACAACCGAATGAACAGCACCTATTCTTGCGCAGGCTAACATGGAAACTAAGGCTTCCGGAATCATCGGCATATATATTACAACTGTATCACCTTTTTTCACACCTAACGAATCCAATGTGAATGCCATTTTTTCTACGGAGTCTAAAAGTTCACGGTATGATGTTTTTGATTTTGTTTTAGTTACAGGTGAATCATAAATTATGGCAATCTCATCTCCCCTACCTGAATTCACATGATGGTCCAAAGCTAAATAGGATGTGTTTAAAACACCATCGGGGAACCAGTGGTTTAGTCCATCTGCACTCTTACCATATGTAATTGTCGGTTTTGTAATCCAAGAAATCCGATCAACAAGAGACATCCAAAACTTTATTTTTTCATCATCGTGAACCACTTGTTCCATTTTATTCCATCCTGATTGTTAATAAGATGCAAGTTCCTCAAAAATCCCAACCATAAAATTTATAAATTGGAAGTAAAGCAAACAACAAATGATAACATTGACTCTTCCTATATACGATATCGTTCATACAGTAATAATATAATGCTGTTCAGGATAGGTGTAGGAGGTATAAAATTTTAGAATGAATCCAAATAACTTGACATTTGTTTCAATGAATCCATTCTAACTTGATTTTAAGGCATAGATTCAGTTCAGTTTTTTAGAATTATTTTGAATTGTCTTTTTTTAAGCCGATTGTTTGTATTTCTAACTTAAGAAAAAGAACAGATACCTAACCTTATAGTCAGAATATACTTTTAAGTTTATACCAGGAAAACTTATGAAACTAATTTTTATTTTTCTCTTATCTGTGATTCCACTCTTAGCACAGACCAATCGACCTATCGCATTTGAAGAAAACGGGCTGTATGGTTTTAAAAATAAATTTGGGAATGTTATCATCAAACCTCAATACCAACATGCGATGGACTTTACCAAAGAATTGGTTGGATTTGTTGTGAACGAAAATCGTTGGTATTGTATCAATACTCAAAACAAAATTCTTTTAGAAGTGTTTCCGTATGATAACGGTCCTGATTATTTTTCAGAAAATTTTGCTCGTTATGTAGAAGATAAAAAATTTGGATTTTTCGATTCTAAATGTAAAAAAATAATTACAGCAAACTATGATTTTGTTTTTCCTTTCGAAAGTGGACTTTCCATTGTTTGCAATTCTTGCGAATCAAAATCAGATGGAGAACACAGCCGGATCGTTGGTGGAAAGTATGGAGCTATCAATACGAAAGGAGTAATCGTCATTCCAATTGAATGGGATTCTATCGACTCTTTTGATTTCAAAAAGAAAATCGCAAATGTAACAAACAACAAAACAAAAAGTAAAATCAAATTTAAATAAGAATTCAAAATAACCTGTGACAGTTTCTTTCCTGTTTTCACGATGGCAGTGACGAGCAAAATCCGAGCCATCGGTATATGAAAATGAACAGGATAATTTTGATTGGGTTATTTTTTACTTTTACTTGTTCCCCACTAACTCAAAATTCCGAAACTCCTGTTGCCATACAAGGAAGAATTGACCTTCGGAATTGGGATCCCCAAAAAACGATTCCTCTTTCAGGAGAATGGGCTTTTTATTGGAAACAACTTGTTCATCCAAATCAACCCACTTCCGACATAGAATCAAAGATTGAAATCAATAAACTAAATTCGCAAAACATCCAAAGTTTCCAAAACATAGGAGAACGTTGGAAAGAAAAATACGATGGAACCGGTTACTCCTCTTACCGATTAAAGATTTTATTTCCTGAACCTACAAAAGAAAAGGTTTATGCGCTCCGGTTTTTCCAAACGGGTGGAGCAGCCATGTTTGTCTATGTTGATGGAGTGTTACAACTTGAACTTGGGAAAGTTGGGACTACTAAAATATCAATGGTTCCGACCAGAAGTTCGGGACTGATCATCCTTCCCCAACCAAATCCGGAAACGGAAATACTTGTTCATGTTTCCAATTTTCATCATGATGACGGAGCATTTTGGTATCCCCCAACAATTGGACTCTACCAAAATACCAACAAACAATTAATAAACGATGCTATCAGAGATTCCCTTTTGACAGGAGCTTTGATTTTTATGGCATTTTACCATTTTGTTGTATTTATATTTAGAAGAAACAAATCATTAATTCTCTATTTTGGTTTGTATAGTTTTGTCATTGCCTTACATTCAATTTCTCTAAATGGTGATTCTCTTTATTTTTTATTTTCTGATGTTCCTTACCGACTCGCCTTTTCACTTTCATTGATTTTTTATTTAGCAATGCCATGTTATCTGTTATTTTTAACGAAACGTTTCCCAGATAATTTTCCAAAGTCTATCACCAACTTCTTTGTGATAAGCTGTGTAGCTTTGTATCTAATTGTTTTAATTACCCCATCTGAATTAGGATCTCAAACCACATTTTACGGTTTATTTTTTACATTTTTTGGATTATTCTATTCCATTGTTTGTATCATCTCTGCAGTTTATCAAAAAAAAGAAATGGCGATTCCTTTTCTTCTTATCCAAGTGTTCTTATTTTTAAGTGGGATCAATGACACTCTATATCTTTACGGAATTTTAAACTATGGACTCATACTAAAATACTCTTACTTGTCGACTGTGCTACTGCAATCACTTGTATTAGCATCTTATTTCACAAAATCATTTATCAAAAACGAAACATTGGGAAAAGAACTTACCTCACTCAATGAATCTCTGGAAAAAACAGTCATCCTCCGCACAAATGAATACAAAGAAGCAAAACAAATTGCCGAAGAAGCAAATGAATGGAAAGACAAGTTCATATCTCTTGTGGCACATGATTTACGTTCACCGCTTAGCACCGTTTACTCTGCCCTAACCATTGTAACGGATAAAGATTCTACGGAAGAAGAAAAAACTCATATTTACAAACAAGTATTTGTTATTTTAGAAAATGCAATGTCCACTGTGGAACATTTATTAAACCTAAACCGGTTCCGAAGAAACCAAGGACAATTTCTTTTACAATTAACAGATAATCGTCTAATAGAAATTACAAATTCTATAAAAGCTTCAGTCACATATGATCTACAAAAAAAATCCTTACAAATGGATTGGGACATTTCTGAAACGGCTACGGTATACGCAGATTCTTCCATTTTGAAAGAAATCCTTCGTAATCTAATCACAAACGCAATTAAATTCAGTAATCCTAATGGTTGGATCCGAGTCAGTTCAGAAGAACTGAATGATTTTACTACAATCACAATTGAGGATGGCGGCCAAGGGATTTCACAAGAATATCAGAAAGAAATTTTTACTAACCCGAAGCCATCACTGGGAACCTTGGGTGAAAAAGGATTTGGAATTGGTCTTAAACTTTGTTTTGAACTTATGCGACTTCACGGTGGTGGTATCAAAGTGTACTCAGATGGAAGAACAGGAAGCAAATTTGTATTAGAATTTCCTAATGGAACTTCAAACAACAAAATCTCATAAAAGAATACTTTGACCAGACCGCAAATCATTCAGTTAAATGATAAACTCACCATTGGGTTTTTGGTTTGTTAACTTCGAATCCAAAATGCAAGGAATACCATTGATAAATACATGGGAAATACCGGTGGGAGCCGCATCACATTTTTCTGGACTTGTATTATCTTGAATTTGATGCCAGTCAAAAACAACTAGGTCAGCAAAATTACCATCGGCAATAATACCACGATCTTTCAATTTAAACCTACTGGCCGCTACCCCTGTCATCTTAAAAATAACCTCTTCCAGTGTAAGACAATTTGTATCACGAGCTATACTTAAAAATTTTGGGAATGCTCCAAATGCGCTCGCATTTTGAACTCCGGAAGGCTCCGGCCATGCATCCGTCATAAACATTGAAGCCGGGTGTTTCATTAGTAGTGGGATTAAATTTTTATGGTAGTATTTATGTAATATCATTCTTGCCTCTGCATGAGAAAACTTTAATATTTCTACAAGAATTCGAAATGGTGGTTTTGATGTTAGTGAAGCAATTTCGCCAATTGATTTGCCGTTGTATTTTTGATACTCAGCACAACTAGCATTGGAAATTTGGATATCATTAAATCCGATACCAACTAAATGAAATGCAAGATTTGCTTCCAATTGTAATCGTAACATCGCAAGTTTGTTATCTAAAATTTTAGGC
This genomic stretch from Leptospira harrisiae harbors:
- a CDS encoding sensor histidine kinase, which codes for MNRIILIGLFFTFTCSPLTQNSETPVAIQGRIDLRNWDPQKTIPLSGEWAFYWKQLVHPNQPTSDIESKIEINKLNSQNIQSFQNIGERWKEKYDGTGYSSYRLKILFPEPTKEKVYALRFFQTGGAAMFVYVDGVLQLELGKVGTTKISMVPTRSSGLIILPQPNPETEILVHVSNFHHDDGAFWYPPTIGLYQNTNKQLINDAIRDSLLTGALIFMAFYHFVVFIFRRNKSLILYFGLYSFVIALHSISLNGDSLYFLFSDVPYRLAFSLSLIFYLAMPCYLLFLTKRFPDNFPKSITNFFVISCVALYLIVLITPSELGSQTTFYGLFFTFFGLFYSIVCIISAVYQKKEMAIPFLLIQVFLFLSGINDTLYLYGILNYGLILKYSYLSTVLLQSLVLASYFTKSFIKNETLGKELTSLNESLEKTVILRTNEYKEAKQIAEEANEWKDKFISLVAHDLRSPLSTVYSALTIVTDKDSTEEEKTHIYKQVFVILENAMSTVEHLLNLNRFRRNQGQFLLQLTDNRLIEITNSIKASVTYDLQKKSLQMDWDISETATVYADSSILKEILRNLITNAIKFSNPNGWIRVSSEELNDFTTITIEDGGQGISQEYQKEIFTNPKPSLGTLGEKGFGIGLKLCFELMRLHGGGIKVYSDGRTGSKFVLEFPNGTSNNKIS
- a CDS encoding chemotaxis protein CheA, giving the protein MGREQLLLDFIPEGFELIEVCESAILSIEEINDQSGEYDEDLINNLFRAVHTFKGSTGLLKLESLVKISHEAETLMDILRKEKKLPSDDICQVLINTCDQLRRLLHKVDETKSNPELDDESEAIIEVLRREIKQLDSETLEAEIVNPPLKKKSFEIFGEVEPKTESQVTQKKPAFEIFGDSSDQHLNESKITKDSIIAEPKISEKKNTEILKTEKTQLDKEPAGTTTAIQKKEIKVANEKLDALMDLVGELVIAESNVTQHPLLKSLKNEDFNSSINRLHKIVLDLQEVALSTRMIPISGVFQKMSRLVRDLQKKANKKVALYIRGEETEIDKSIVDLIADPIIHILRNSIDHGIETTDERMLSGKPEVGTIQLSARQSVNEVWVMIRDDGRGLNREKIIQKSLERGILSGDIDHLSDQEVYNLIFVPGLSTADAVTDISGRGVGMDIVRQNIEKMGGKIEIHSRQQKGTSFILRIPLSLGIMEGTVVRIGKKFFTIQTIELREFVSLREKKEIPLEDNQKVIDIRGTFIPIFDINQILNHREEIVYDGLDPLMIVLEYEKKLLGIRVDEIVGNQNVVIKPLQGILEEANGVNGFTILGSGNVSLILDVKSIFQKMHRSET
- a CDS encoding response regulator, which encodes MSKKILLCDDAPTALKLMEMVLGDEGYEIFKAENAEQAMKSLEINGPFDGCVFDVNMPGKNGIELSRDFLAHPKGIGANILIVSTESSDHLRQAGKDAGVKAWIVKPFDDEDLIEVLKRIIG
- a CDS encoding protein-glutamate methylesterase/protein-glutamine glutaminase → MIKLLIVDDQSVVRNVLSEMFSNDNAIQVIGTASNALEAKKLVPELRPDVISLDVDMPGMTGIEFLDWLMPNFPTPVIMLSTYTVTGANATIQALQRGAMDFVKKPDGSESDFLRMLDELTFKIKKLGLLSKPKQYVRPTVTTKLSGLKGKQTNIKLIAIGASTGGTQALDFILHQLPNDLPPIVVVQHMPEHFTTLFAQRLDQTSGLPVKEAAHGDILEMGHVYLAPGDQHLHIRRLAGRYYLELEMFDKVSGHRPSVDVMFNSISQGKMSNNCLAILLTGMGRDGAVGLKGIKDTGGRTIGQDEESSVVYGMPKEAFLLGAVEKQVSLSNIPNIILQILES
- a CDS encoding chemotaxis protein CheD; amino-acid sequence: MKQKVYLNIGEAYFTSGMYEIRTILGSCVSVCLFHEKTKHSAINHILLPGSVDKLEEKQSLRYGITSMELLINEFVKLNIPRNKLKAKIFGGTQSMKLITNNAGPKNIMFVKDFLQTERIPIISEDTGGELYRKLVFHTDNYDVFITKLQPNLSTEIQTQERHFETKVRERMVKKTSVFTF
- a CDS encoding WG repeat-containing protein, which codes for MKLIFIFLLSVIPLLAQTNRPIAFEENGLYGFKNKFGNVIIKPQYQHAMDFTKELVGFVVNENRWYCINTQNKILLEVFPYDNGPDYFSENFARYVEDKKFGFFDSKCKKIITANYDFVFPFESGLSIVCNSCESKSDGEHSRIVGGKYGAINTKGVIVIPIEWDSIDSFDFKKKIANVTNNKTKSKIKFK
- a CDS encoding RecQ family ATP-dependent DNA helicase; the protein is MNLDDTKMIFGISSFRGNQENIIQRILEGKNVLVLMPTGMGKSLCYQIPAVTLPGICIVISPLIALMNDQVAALQRKGVSAEFINSSLGKSERLDRYSKLKSGDYKILYVSPERFQKKDFLDALSGLTVSLLAIDEAHCISQWGHDFRPDYTKISWFREILGFPTTVALTATASKQVQEDIISNLGITKDKIQIFDDGLFRPNLKLSVIECFDTEAKYNSILDNLNHSKGATIIYFSLIQELEKFSHWLDTKRKRHLVYHGKLSPMQRSKVQSIFLKMEEGILLATNAFGMGIDKPNIRNVYHAQIPGSIESYYQEIGRAGRDGEASDCKLYYNQEDLTVQMEFIEWQNPDLVYLKKLFGTLLQKQNELSGLDYETLQSYMSFKNKGDHRIQTALSLLASKGLVSGELDKGTLQIESQWSDSFFSESELLEKKKNSQKKLYQTVLYTKAIDCRRKFIHDYFDSSFAGCGYCDLCLMNKVSN
- a CDS encoding AMP-binding protein; amino-acid sequence: MEQVVHDDEKIKFWMSLVDRISWITKPTITYGKSADGLNHWFPDGVLNTSYLALDHHVNSGRGDEIAIIYDSPVTKTKSKTSYRELLDSVEKMAFTLDSLGVKKGDTVVIYMPMIPEALVSMLACARIGAVHSVVFGGFAPHELAVRLDDCRPKIVITSSYGIEVSKTIPYKPLLDEAMHLSSHKPDYVILKSRPNLEVIMHTGRDFDWDELMETAGKKKSVPVSSGDPLYILYTSGTTGKPKGVVRDNGGHAIAMHYSMEVIYDMKPGDVFFAASDVGWVVGHSYIVYAPLIYGCATVLYEGKPVRTPDAGAFYRIIQEYKVKTLFCAPTAFRAIRKEDPEGKELSKYNINSLKYLFLAGERTDPVTYDWACELLKVPVVDHWWQTETGWAIAANMMGDSPIPTKAGSATKPVKGFDVRILDEEGHELIQGEKGNIVIKLPLPPGCLPTLWNDHTNFESSYLAHYPGYYLTGDGGYFDEDGYLFILGRIDDVINVAGHRLSTGEMEEIVAENTSIAESAVIGIADEIKGQVPLAIVVCKDGITIDQKSIESDITHRIREKIGAIASLKAVVFVKRLPKTRSGKILRKTMRKMLDGETYSIPSTIDDPSILDEVMDVVRIKFSK